A single Primulina eburnea isolate SZY01 chromosome 11, ASM2296580v1, whole genome shotgun sequence DNA region contains:
- the LOC140805742 gene encoding protection of telomeres protein 1b-like gives MPPRSRDDDDYKYMKIIDASSSINQRVSLIGIVIETTLPKRTKGTDLCCSVRIVDETQPKTLSIMFYAETVDKIPRVASNGDIILVSQVTISTRGSEVYAMYNKKFSAFALYEGRDFGEREFAPYQSSRKFSFREEDSRLIKGMRKWSMHNKIEGLNDLMLLREIKKGERVNLLCKIMHVHKVKKDKWMLFLWDGTDAPPACIETKLEDEMENPLPLHLEPSSLSRDILCTFPTVGTVMRMIVDQSYKISIDFIHKHRWVKFVNIKCEVVAGLWQAVLMPLSALRILSDDDDRVLDCLRTYNERVQLKWACMPFTSFPWPSHITETDHPDVPFVTLMNVLTHTEVTYKFKCVVRVVAIFPWRADDFRSPCGVYRIRLTLEDPTARIHAFLYAEDGIKFFGNDFSADILARKRNMLLGIGEGDDCESSSKNDSRKPPWVECCLKSYYLDKNNAWGSRNYRIFGTTLVG, from the exons ATGCCGCCCCGTAGTAGAGATGATGATGATTACAAGTACATGAAAATTATTGATGCATCGTCTTCTATTAACCAGCGAGTCAGTCTCATCGGCATTGTCATCGAGACTACTCTCCCCAAGCGTACTAAAGGCACTG ATTTATGTTGCTCAGTGAGGATTGTTGATGAAACGCAGCCGAAAACTCTTTCCATTATGTTTTATGCTGAAACTGTCGATAAGATTCCCCGGGTGGCGTCGAATGGTGATATAATCCTGGTTTCTCAAGTTACG ATAAGTACTCGGGGTTCTGAGGTTTATGCTATGTATAACAAGAAATTTTCTGCCTTTGCTTTATATGAAGGGAGAGATTTTGGTGAGAGAGAATTTGCGCCTTATCAATCTTCACGAAAATTTTCATTCAGAGAAGAAGACAGTAGGCTTATTAAGGGGATGAGGAAATGGTCGATGCATAATAAAATTGAAG GCTTGAATGATTTGATGTTGTTGAGGGAGATCAAGAAAGGTGAGCGTGTCAATCTGCTTTGTAAG ATTATGCATGTCCACAAAGTCAAGAAGGACAAGTGGATGCTTTTTCTTTGGGATGGAACAGATGCACCACCTGCTTGTATTGAAACCAA GCTAGAAGATGAGATGGAAAATCCACTTCCTCTACACTTGGAACCCTCTTCTTTATCTAGAGATATTTTATGTACATTTCCAACTGTCGGAACTGTCATGAGGATGATTGTCGATCAAAGTTACAAGATCAGTATCGATTTCATTCACAAACATAGATGGGTGAAATTTGTCAATATAAAATGTGAAGTTGTTGCAGGATTGTGGCAAGCTGTACTAATGCCTCTTTCTGCGCTTCGCATTttgtctgatgatgatgatcgTGTATTAGATTGCCTAAG GACATATAACGAGCGTGTTCAATTGAAATGGGCATGCATGCCTTTTACAAGCTTTCCTTGGCCTTCTCACATAACAG AGACCGATCATCCCGATGTGCCTTTTGTGACTTTGATGAATGTCCTTACACATACAGAG GTGACGTATAAATTTAAATGTGTAGTTCGGGTGGTTGCAATATTCCCATGGAGGGCTGATGACTTCCGCTCCCCTTGTGGTGTTTATCGGATTAGGTTGACACTAGAGGACCCTACTGCAAGAATCCATGCTTTTCTTTATGCAGAGGATGGG ATTAAATTCTTTGGAAATGACTTCTCTGCCGATATATTGGCAAGGAAACGAAACATGTTGCTTGGAATTGGTGAAGGTGATGACTGCGAGAGTTCTTCAAAAAATGACTCCAGAAAGCCACCGTGGGTAGAGTGTTGCTTGAAATCTTATTATCTTGACAAAAATAATGCCTGGGGAAGTAGGAATTATCGGATCTTTGGCACAACATTAGTTGGCTAA